One window of Botrimarina mediterranea genomic DNA carries:
- a CDS encoding M56 family metallopeptidase: MFLLSPAQALPLALAESALLKLADFHLATTAVLAAAVLATGLLRQPAQRLAIAWASTAGVALLLVLVMIPGWSIFHLGTTAPVFERTVEPFKDASPMPASRERVATTPTPPPSFDRNAVAEPVAEAAPAAKDWRTLRDTAIAVATLGGAVLAIGWLVWGAIAARRIVAQAKPAGAESLRLLDELAAPAPSPRLMVSDRLGTAVAIGLRRPTILLPRPMAASGASTDLRAVLAHELAHVRGGDLWLLAGLRLAMVVLWLNPLYWALRRRVRLDQETLADAAAAELAGRHAYAERLVSWARDLAAPPRLAGAAGIWEGPSQLRSRIAVLLDERFTVLQRCSTKWRAATGLLCGALALAASLVSLSPAAPDAASAGDQARGTATLSGKIVVVGSGPSDVAGWLYSGSVIPSNVSYSTEGKFTDRFECEVASGTINLRFYPNEAYAPAVVGPFNLKDGDKIDDIVIQLTPGLTAPLVLRDEDGQAVAGATVVKYAKLNGSSNGPVREEKTDSDGKLLLERLAPGVLYEFRIDTPGYQPLRAVDVSIPRNGRPLTFTMKRARPATGVVRLPSGDPCPGAKLMLLSEVEASGFNNSHPSGILLAETDEEGRFTLDSLGDGFRYLIIVEAPDESRVVSIDIEAGKSDLEIVIPKRRDLLIRVRGDIDDLPKRDGEPYARVQQRFEVMWGEPAVGVSEVFAPYVPLERTTGGAQAIFRGLAINPGPGAAVQTVEVMLGDDGDLSKTVSIDPDPEHMGLVQFNLASAGDDALDVMEDSESVTYVPIGAPADVFAPVAGDYPQARPDIPNTVRGECLDESGKPLAGVKVQLHAATFDLQSNELRDEATTDARGQFRFDKVVANAADLIEQGPEEAGEDLIVLSVTKAGRVSKTYAERDYGAAAVGLHVRFVLPPAATVKGRVTDADGQPVAGATVRVRDGVLSLNDSIHATVTDAEGRYAIDDLPAKDYQRFRQEQLRRHQQASESYSAALFQSPSTIEASHPDYAVATAPLPRSPGEVDLQLLPRADLTGRVVDEEGGPLAGVRVVISAKWQTPPAPTGGANNWVPAQAVTDDAGRYRVSNLPPGDYEVAAFSGVEGLPKLVPAGPVAVKAEPQGDSGTATQAAELRFTSGRLVQVQLIDETSGEPLRFTEPMVVSIYYIAGADGGPQRGVSNMNLKVSPEGRFECRVLAPEGRLMAHALYREGEFESQGEWRPVEKVAIPSAEELGDAVVRYPVNPGAVSIGTLLKEADRLADSEDSEDSDGAIAFLTEQLASRPGEVNLLAKRAQLADGLGKEQQALDDYETILAAEPSNFVALNNLAHLLVTADDASLYDAPRALQLAKKANELLPRPYHLTLDTLAAAQVANGDIDGAIKTLDQAIEVAPESARAELRELRDLYRKQRDMSSPE; encoded by the coding sequence ATGTTCCTACTTTCCCCCGCGCAGGCGCTGCCCTTAGCGCTGGCCGAGTCGGCGCTGCTTAAACTGGCGGACTTTCACCTCGCGACAACGGCGGTGCTTGCCGCCGCAGTGCTGGCGACCGGCCTGCTGCGTCAACCGGCGCAGCGCTTGGCGATCGCTTGGGCTTCGACAGCCGGCGTCGCCTTGCTGCTTGTGCTGGTAATGATCCCGGGTTGGTCGATCTTCCACCTCGGAACGACTGCGCCCGTGTTTGAACGAACGGTCGAGCCGTTTAAGGACGCCTCGCCGATGCCGGCAAGCCGTGAACGAGTCGCCACGACCCCAACACCGCCGCCGTCCTTCGATCGAAATGCCGTCGCCGAGCCGGTTGCCGAAGCGGCGCCGGCGGCGAAGGACTGGCGAACGCTCCGCGACACCGCGATCGCCGTGGCGACGCTCGGCGGCGCGGTGCTCGCGATCGGTTGGCTCGTCTGGGGCGCGATCGCCGCGCGGCGGATCGTAGCGCAGGCCAAGCCCGCCGGCGCCGAATCCCTGCGCTTGCTCGACGAGCTCGCCGCCCCTGCGCCGTCGCCACGGCTGATGGTCTCCGACCGGCTCGGAACCGCGGTCGCGATCGGCTTGCGGCGCCCCACGATCCTGTTGCCACGACCAATGGCGGCTAGCGGTGCGTCGACCGACCTCCGCGCTGTGCTCGCTCACGAACTGGCGCATGTCCGGGGTGGTGATCTCTGGCTGCTCGCCGGCCTGCGACTGGCCATGGTCGTGCTGTGGCTCAACCCGCTGTACTGGGCGCTGCGGCGCCGGGTGCGGCTCGATCAAGAGACACTCGCCGACGCGGCCGCGGCCGAACTCGCCGGCCGACACGCCTACGCCGAGCGGCTGGTGAGCTGGGCGCGGGACCTCGCGGCGCCGCCCCGCCTGGCGGGCGCCGCCGGCATCTGGGAAGGGCCGTCGCAGTTGCGGAGCCGCATCGCGGTCCTCCTCGACGAGCGCTTCACGGTGCTGCAGCGCTGCAGCACGAAGTGGCGTGCGGCTACGGGACTCCTCTGCGGCGCGTTGGCGCTGGCCGCTTCGCTAGTGTCACTAAGCCCCGCGGCGCCGGATGCCGCAAGTGCGGGCGACCAGGCGCGTGGAACCGCCACCCTCTCGGGCAAGATCGTCGTAGTCGGATCAGGCCCCTCGGACGTTGCGGGTTGGCTGTACTCGGGGTCAGTAATCCCCAGCAACGTCAGCTACTCCACCGAGGGCAAGTTCACGGACCGATTCGAATGCGAAGTGGCGTCGGGCACGATCAACTTGCGCTTCTACCCCAACGAAGCCTACGCCCCGGCGGTGGTCGGTCCATTCAATCTGAAAGACGGCGATAAAATCGATGACATCGTCATCCAGTTGACGCCGGGCCTCACGGCGCCGCTCGTGCTCCGCGATGAGGACGGCCAGGCCGTGGCCGGCGCGACAGTGGTGAAGTACGCCAAGTTGAACGGCAGCAGCAACGGCCCGGTCCGGGAAGAGAAGACCGACTCCGATGGCAAGCTGCTCCTCGAGCGGCTTGCCCCCGGTGTGCTCTACGAATTTCGCATCGATACGCCCGGGTACCAGCCACTGAGGGCTGTCGACGTCTCAATCCCACGCAACGGGCGGCCGCTGACATTCACGATGAAGCGGGCTCGGCCGGCGACCGGCGTCGTCCGGCTCCCCAGCGGCGATCCCTGCCCCGGGGCGAAGTTGATGCTGCTCAGCGAGGTGGAGGCTTCTGGCTTCAACAACAGCCATCCCAGCGGCATATTGCTGGCGGAGACCGATGAGGAGGGACGGTTTACTCTCGATTCACTCGGTGACGGCTTTCGCTACTTGATCATCGTCGAGGCGCCCGATGAAAGCCGCGTCGTCTCCATCGATATCGAGGCCGGCAAATCGGACCTCGAGATTGTCATACCGAAGCGGCGTGACCTTCTCATCCGCGTCCGCGGCGATATCGACGATCTACCGAAGCGCGACGGCGAGCCCTATGCCCGGGTCCAACAACGCTTCGAAGTGATGTGGGGAGAGCCCGCCGTCGGCGTGAGCGAAGTGTTCGCGCCCTACGTGCCGCTCGAACGCACGACCGGTGGCGCTCAGGCTATCTTCCGCGGCCTCGCTATCAACCCAGGGCCTGGAGCGGCGGTGCAAACCGTTGAGGTGATGCTCGGCGACGACGGCGATTTGAGCAAGACCGTCTCGATTGACCCCGACCCCGAGCACATGGGGTTGGTCCAGTTCAATCTCGCTTCGGCAGGCGACGATGCACTGGATGTCATGGAAGACTCCGAGTCGGTCACCTATGTACCAATCGGCGCGCCCGCTGACGTCTTCGCGCCCGTCGCCGGTGACTATCCGCAAGCCCGCCCCGACATCCCCAACACGGTTCGTGGCGAGTGCCTCGACGAGTCGGGAAAGCCGCTCGCCGGCGTCAAGGTGCAACTGCACGCCGCGACTTTTGACCTTCAGTCCAACGAACTGCGTGACGAAGCGACGACCGACGCCCGCGGTCAGTTCCGGTTCGACAAGGTCGTGGCGAACGCCGCCGACCTTATCGAGCAAGGACCCGAGGAAGCGGGCGAAGACTTGATCGTCCTCAGCGTGACGAAGGCGGGGCGCGTTTCGAAGACCTACGCGGAACGCGACTATGGCGCCGCCGCCGTCGGCTTGCATGTCAGGTTCGTGCTCCCTCCCGCCGCGACGGTGAAGGGACGCGTCACCGACGCGGACGGTCAGCCGGTCGCCGGCGCGACGGTGCGGGTCCGCGACGGCGTCCTTTCGCTGAACGACTCGATCCATGCTACCGTCACCGACGCCGAGGGCCGCTACGCGATCGACGACCTGCCCGCCAAGGACTACCAACGCTTCCGGCAAGAGCAGCTGAGGCGTCACCAGCAGGCGAGTGAAAGCTATAGCGCCGCATTGTTCCAGTCGCCCTCGACGATCGAGGCGTCGCATCCCGACTACGCCGTCGCCACCGCTCCGCTTCCTCGTTCGCCGGGCGAAGTTGATCTGCAACTCTTGCCCCGGGCCGATCTGACCGGCCGAGTAGTTGATGAGGAGGGCGGACCGCTTGCCGGCGTGCGGGTGGTGATCAGCGCCAAGTGGCAGACGCCGCCAGCGCCGACCGGGGGCGCCAACAACTGGGTACCCGCCCAAGCAGTCACGGACGACGCCGGGCGCTATCGCGTCAGCAACCTGCCGCCGGGAGACTACGAGGTCGCCGCGTTCAGCGGAGTCGAGGGGCTGCCAAAACTTGTCCCCGCCGGTCCCGTTGCGGTGAAAGCTGAGCCGCAAGGCGATTCGGGCACCGCGACCCAGGCGGCCGAACTCCGGTTCACGAGCGGACGGCTCGTGCAGGTGCAGCTGATCGACGAGACTTCGGGCGAGCCGCTCCGGTTCACCGAGCCGATGGTAGTGTCGATCTACTACATCGCCGGCGCCGACGGCGGCCCCCAGCGCGGGGTGAGCAACATGAATCTCAAAGTGTCGCCCGAGGGCCGCTTCGAGTGCCGCGTCCTCGCACCGGAGGGGCGCCTAATGGCGCACGCCCTCTACCGGGAAGGGGAGTTCGAGAGCCAGGGCGAGTGGCGGCCCGTCGAAAAAGTCGCGATCCCCTCGGCGGAAGAACTCGGCGACGCGGTCGTGCGTTACCCGGTGAATCCTGGCGCGGTCTCGATCGGGACCCTCCTCAAAGAAGCCGACCGCCTCGCCGATAGCGAAGATAGCGAGGATAGCGATGGGGCGATCGCTTTCCTCACCGAGCAACTTGCTTCACGGCCTGGCGAGGTCAACCTGTTGGCGAAACGGGCCCAGCTCGCCGACGGCCTAGGCAAAGAGCAGCAGGCGCTCGACGATTACGAGACGATCCTCGCCGCCGAGCCCAGCAACTTCGTCGCTTTGAACAATCTAGCGCACCTGTTAGTGACCGCGGACGACGCATCACTCTACGACGCCCCGCGAGCGCTACAGCTAGCCAAGAAGGCGAACGAGTTGCTGCCGCGACCTTACCACCTCACCCTCGACACGCTCGCCGCTGCACAAGTAGCCAACGGCGACATCGACGGCGCGATCAAGACGCTCGATCAAGCCATCGAGGTCGCGCCCGAGAGCGCTCGCGCCGAACTACGCGAATTGCGAGACCTGTACCGTAAGCAACGCGACATGTCGTCGCCGGAGTGA
- a CDS encoding BlaI/MecI/CopY family transcriptional regulator has product MPPNQLGRVQLRIMQVLWDRGRSTAREITDALNEDQAIAHSTVQTLLRGLEEKGAVSHESEGRTFYFFPLVKEDNYQRKATNDLVQRVFGGKVSDLVAHLLKHEKVSPDELEQIRQLIQQRRKKP; this is encoded by the coding sequence ATGCCACCCAATCAGCTAGGCCGCGTCCAGCTCCGCATCATGCAGGTCCTTTGGGATCGCGGCCGCTCGACGGCGCGTGAGATCACCGATGCCCTCAATGAAGATCAGGCGATCGCCCATAGCACGGTTCAGACCCTGCTGCGTGGTTTGGAAGAAAAGGGCGCGGTCTCGCATGAGTCCGAGGGGCGGACGTTCTACTTCTTTCCGCTTGTCAAGGAAGACAATTACCAGCGGAAAGCGACCAATGACCTTGTTCAGCGTGTTTTTGGAGGCAAGGTCAGCGACTTGGTGGCTCATCTCTTGAAGCACGAGAAGGTATCGCCCGACGAATTGGAACAGATTCGTCAACTCATCCAACAACGCCGCAAAAAGCCGTAA
- a CDS encoding BlaI/MecI/CopY family transcriptional regulator — protein sequence MDNKDLFEPGPTGRELEALKVLWDATEEGGEPGATVREIVDRMNAAGEELAYTTVLSLLQVMEQKGLVDHVRQGKAYVYRPLAARTKTLRQIAGGFLEKVFDGAVHEYLVHAIDGRRLSSTELDELEAMIADARKQQHATKKPRPRKKG from the coding sequence GTGGACAATAAAGATTTATTCGAGCCGGGGCCAACGGGGCGCGAGCTCGAAGCCCTTAAAGTCCTCTGGGACGCCACTGAAGAGGGAGGTGAGCCCGGCGCTACCGTGCGAGAGATTGTCGATCGCATGAATGCGGCCGGCGAAGAGCTTGCCTACACCACCGTCCTCAGCCTTCTGCAGGTTATGGAGCAGAAGGGGCTCGTCGACCACGTCCGCCAGGGGAAAGCCTACGTCTATCGCCCGCTCGCCGCCCGCACTAAGACGCTACGCCAGATAGCGGGGGGGTTTCTCGAGAAAGTGTTCGACGGCGCGGTTCACGAGTACCTAGTCCACGCGATTGACGGCCGCCGGCTGTCGTCGACGGAGCTCGACGAACTCGAGGCGATGATCGCCGACGCCCGCAAACAGCAGCACGCGACGAAGAAGCCCCGTCCTCGTAAGAAGGGATAG